The following coding sequences are from one Clupea harengus unplaced genomic scaffold, Ch_v2.0.2, whole genome shotgun sequence window:
- the rsad1 gene encoding radical S-adenosyl methionine domain-containing protein 1, mitochondrial gives MKNARHFCWLIARRTLFVSPKSDNDSASSQGTSVLGLPPQSDEVSLYVHWPYCLRRCSYCNFNKYIPRSVNHSAMTECLQKETETLLKLSQVSRVTSVFFGGGTPSLAQPATIAAVLETVSQHAQLTEGAEVTLEVNPTPAGMSKLKDFIQAGINRLSIGVQSLNNEDLKVLGRDHSSQHALHTISEARRLCPGRVSVDVMFGRPGQSVASWETELEELLAVCDDHVSLYQLTVERSTQLFKQIQRGELTVPGEDITAVMYRTAREVLEKQGFRQYEVSNFAKDGAVCEHNVGYWRAQQYIGVGPGAHGRFVPVSAGSVQREARTQTMAPDMWMSEVQKSGHATRRQIPLSHLALLEEVLVMGLRMTDGITHQHWKMFSPSDDLHGVLGQCGVVQELKRRGLLILDDRGLRCSWEGLALLDGMLPTLLLQLGTYVHSQGHQGNGESTAPCHREGQQRR, from the exons ATGAAGAATGCAAGACATTTCTGTTGGTTAATTGCCAGGCGGACTTTATTTGTATCGCCGAAATCTGACAATGACAGCGCCTCTTCCCAAGGCACAAGTGTTTTGGGTTTACCCCCTCAGTCTGATGAGGTGTCTCTGTATGTACAT TGGCCATACTGTCTAAGAAGATGCTCCTACTGCAACTTTAACAAGTATATTCCACGGTCTGTGAACCATTCTGCCATGACAGAATGTTTGCAGAAGGAGACAGAAACTCTGTTGAAGCTCAGTCAGGTGTCTCG TGTTACCTCTGTATTTTTTGGAGGAGGAACACCTAGCTTGGCACAGCCTGCCACCATTGCTGCTGTCCTGGAGACAGTCTCACAACATGCTCAGCTGACAGAGGGGGCCGAGGTCACTCTGGAGGTCAACCCAACACCTGCTGGTATGTCCAAGCTGAAAGACTTCATACAGGCTGGGATCAACCGACTCTCTATTGGAGTGCAG TCTCTTAACAATGAGGATCTGAAGGTGTTGGGGAGAGACCACAgttcccagcatgccttgcaCACCATTTCTGAGGCCCGGAGGCTTTGTCCAGGCCGCGTCTCTGTGGACGTCATGTTTGGGCGCCCAGGCCAGAGCGTGGCCTCATGGGAGACAGAACTGGAGGAGCTGCTTGCGGTCTGTGACGATCACGTGTCGCTTTACCAGCTGACCGTAGAGAGAAGCACGCAGCTTTTCAAGCAGATTCAGCGGGGTGAATTGACTGTTCCTGGTGAAGACATCACCGCTGTTATGTACAGGACTGCAAGGGAAGTCCTAGAAAAGCAAGGTTTTCGTCAATATGAGGTGTCTAACTTTGCCAAAGAT GGTGCTGTATGTGAACATAATGTGGGATACTGGAGGGCCCAGCAGTATATTGGTGTTGGCCCAG GGGCCCACGGCCGGTTTGTGCCCGTCTCTGCGGGATCTGTTCAGAGGGAAGCTCGGACCCAGACCATGGCGCCGGACATGTGGATGAGCGAGGTTCAGAAGTCTGGTCACGCCACCCGACGCCAGATTCCACTGAGTCACCTTGCACT GCTTGAGGAGGTGTTGGTCATGGGACTACGGATGACTGATGGAATCACACATCAG CACTGGAAAATGTTCAGCCCCAGTGATGACCTCCATGGAGTTCTGGGTCAGTGTGGAGTCGTTCAGGAACTAAAGCGGAGGGGACTTCTGATCCTCGATGACAG GGGTCTACGGTGTTCCTGGGAGGGCCTGGCCTTGCTGGACGGCATGCTGCCAACTCTCTTACTGCAGCTAGGAACCTACGTGCACAGTCAAGGACACCAGGGGAACGGGGAGTCCACCGCACCGTGCCACAGAGAAGGACAGCAGAGGAGGTGA
- the LOC122130872 gene encoding GTPase IMAP family member 9, which translates to MPRREACSDGELRVVVIGSSGHSQFSLTNSMLGKEEFSKDVCNISASRKNLAELAGRRVAVVNGPNLYEKNMSKAKMKEELRRAKCLSAPGPHAFLMAFDLERISPNDIKTPKMVKKRFGENSLNHCMVLLAYEGSLEGTPLEDRVMRPDGHLRELLEQCGGRYHVFNKNWHDRSQDRVLVHKIERMVTNLGGHYFTSGSYQRAEDCVQKEEKRLRKKREGETQRAWTGLEQQYRGDELRWQIDNYNASVGQEIRAKAELDNRWLRTTLATGVGVGFVVGSIMGMAIGSVEGPAGFVVGGTVGGIVGGASGGAVQVAIEHIEDRVGPNPNNFNTVFINRFFRSPRSSLR; encoded by the exons ATGCCCAGGAGAGAGG cCTGTAGTGATGGGGAGCTTAGGGTTGTGGTGATTGGCAGCAGTGGTCACTCACAGTTTTCCCTCACCAACTCCATGCTGGGAAAGGAGGAGTTCAGCAAGGATGTCTGCAACATCTCAGCGAGCAGGAAGAACCTGGCGGAGCTGGCAGGCAGGAGGGTGGCAGTGGTCAACGGGCCGAACCTTTACGAGAAGAACATGTCCAAGGCCAAGATGAAAGAGGAGCTGAGGCGAGCCAAGTGCCTGTCCGCCCCGGGCCCCCACGCCTTCCTCATGGCGTTCGACCTGGAGAGAATTAGCCCCAACGACATCAAGACCCCCAAAATGGTGAAGAAACGCTTCGGGGAGAACTCCCTGAACCACTGCATGGTCCTCCTGGCTTACGAGGGTAGTCTGGAGGGCACGCCGCTGGAGGACCGGGTGATGCGCCCCGACGGGCACCTGCGGGAGCTGCTGGAGCAGTGCGGCGGTCGCTACCATGTCTTCAACAAGAACTGGCATGACCGCAGCCAGGACCGGGTGTTGGTGCACAAGATCGAGAGGATGGTGACCAACCTAGGCGGCCACTACTTCACCAGCGGCTCCTACCAGCGGGCGGAGGACTGCGTgcaaaaggaggagaagaggctgCGGAAGAAACGAGAGGGGGAGACGCAGCGGGCCTGGACCGGGCTGGAGCAGCAGTACCGGGGGGACGAGCTCCGCTGGCAGATTGACAACTACAACGCCAGCGTCGGGCAGGAGATTCGGGCCAAGGCCGAGCTGGACAACCGCTGGCTGAGGACCACGCTGGCCACGGGGGTCGGGGTGGGCTTCGTGGTGGGGTCCATCATGGGGATGGCGATCGGCTCGGTGGAGGGGCCGGCGGGGTTCGTGGTGGGTGGGACCGTGGGAGGGATAGTGGGTGGAGCCAGTGGAGGAGCCGTTCAAGTGGCGATCGAGCACATCGAGGACAGAGTGGGGCCAAATCCCAACAACTTTAACACTGTCTTCATCAATCGCTTCTTCCGCAGCCCACGTTCTTCGCTACGCTAA